In Argiope bruennichi chromosome X1, qqArgBrue1.1, whole genome shotgun sequence, the genomic stretch ggtaatcAGGGTAGGAGAAGAACGTGATAGAGCTTTTAACGTGATAGAGctgatatattttgtaaatgtgcTTTCTGTTCCATCAAAACAGAATTCCCTCGCTTTATTTCTGAACaatataaagctattttatttaatttctcttcttCACTACATCCATTTAAAGCTAAATTTACGTCATCAACATTtgagaaaacaattttcttaagatAGTTGATATATTCCCCCGTAAActctaatttatcaaataattgccATAACTCTTCATATTCAGCTTTAATACGGCCTAGCTTTTCATTTTCCCTTTTTATAATAAGAATCTCTTCAATAAATGCCTCCTCgttttgatgcaaaattttgtttttttcttcaagatgagtacaaattatctgaaaattctgGATATCCTCGCAATATTTTCTTTGACAATCCAATAATGTCTCTATTTTCCTTTCACAATCTTCTTTATCAGAAAGAGCAAAACGATTTAAAAGTCTCAAGCTTTCCATGTCTTTATGAGAATTTTCTACGtccttatttaattcattcaaagacctctttaataaatcattagaTGTCTGGAGTTCCTTTATTTCTAAGTACATTTCATGCAGTTGTTTTCTTAATTCATCTTCTACGTTATTATCATCCCAGTTAAAGAAAAGTGTGATGAGACTTTGTTTATCAACTTTTCTCCTGCATTCTGGGCAAGATCCGTTTACGCCGCAGTGTTCAAGCCAATTACTTATACAACTGAAATGGAAGATGTGCCCACACAGGGTGGTAACCATAGCAATTGCGGGTTTAAATGGTTCATGGCAGATGGAACAATTAgagttcatattttaaaatttaatagaaaacctTTACAGTAAGGAGGAATTTACAATATGGCAAATGTTTAGCAACTTGAAGAAgccaaaataaatatacatttactgTCCGTCACCtttcaaaaaaatgctttcaaatttaaactatGGCAATTGATCAGCAATTTCCAGAAGTAAAAGCAAAAGCATACCACAAATAAAGGCAGCTTTTTATTCCAAACTcgtgttttagaattttcaaattcagcCAAAACTGCACAAGAACAAATATTTACCTTACGACGAGAGTAATAACGAGCACACTGGCGTGTTTGGCGTGAAATGATAATAAACCTTGAGCACCGCGTTTGGGCTCGAGgctacttaataataataattaaaaagaggtGGGCAAACCAAACACACTATAATCGACCGTAttgtcttttgaaaaattaaaacgaacttttagattctttttatcaaaactttttatatttttatattattattatcaggcaatgttttcaataaaaaaaatattcataaataccaataattagttaatattctCGGCAATCAAACTTGATCCATacagggatgacgaatattttcagagcggttattacgtaaccaatatcaaaaagtcacaaatacaagtgatcaatacttttcaaagaggggtgtgattcaaatccttgatacgatcttactgatgatatttcgattacaggttttggatcacgatagaaagtaacaatcgatacgatatcactgaaatttgccggagcagTGACTTTACTGGAAATTAAGAATCGaaacgatctgtccaatggaagcgcTGTGATTGGATTGGTCCAATGGAAGAAAtatgtgattggattgaaaagtgaacggactggttattggaattatcgtatcgtatcattgaattgcatatcactgaaatttatcggagtggTGATTTCAcaggaaagtgcgaagtcaccgctccactttacgggagtgaccgatattcgtatttgatgatgcgctattccatacagatcatttttaattgttcgtgacatgattgac encodes the following:
- the LOC129958779 gene encoding E3 ubiquitin-protein ligase TRAIP-like, with product MNSNCSICHEPFKPAIAMVTTLCGHIFHFSCISNWLEHCGVNGSCPECRRKVDKQSLITLFFNWDDNNVEDELRKQLHEMYLEIKELQTSNDLLKRSLNELNKDVENSHKDMESLRLLNRFALSDKEDCERKIETLLDCQRKYCEDIQNFQIICTHLEEKNKILHQNEEAFIEEILIIKRENEKLGRIKAEYEELWQLFDKLEFTGEYINYLKKIVFSNVDDVNLALNGCSEEEKLNKIALYCSEIKRGNSVLMEQKAHLQNISALSR